Genomic DNA from Nomascus leucogenys isolate Asia chromosome 10, Asia_NLE_v1, whole genome shotgun sequence:
ACAACAATcacagcctcagcttccccagcctcctgcagGCTGGGCTCCCCTCCGTGTCCTTGGCGTGTATCAACAGGCAGAATCCTCACTTCCACAGCCCCATGTCTGTCCGCTCAGTCCTCCTGAGACTGAACCCCCGCCCTGAGTGACCCCACCCTGCCTGTGCCCCCCACTGAAGCTCCTGCTGTGGGGAGCTCAGATGTCAGGAGCCTCCGTGTCTCCCCACTGCACAGTGACTCCTTGgggacagtgtctggctctgctGTGTTGACCTCATTGTGCAGAAAGGGGGTGCCCACCTCGTGCCTGCTGGTGGGGGGATGAGAGGCTGCCTGCTCACCCCGCCTGCACCCCTGTCTCTCATGGCCCCGAGTCCCACCTCTGAGTTACACAGACATCCACAGCCTGTGACTCAGGGGTCTGGGCAGATGGGACTTATTTTCACCCTGCAGAAAATATCACCTAAGGGGAAGGCAttgagagggaggcaggaggtggggtgggCCCTGCATGAGGTGGGAATCTGGGTGAGTCTGTCTCCCGCTCTGGCCTCAGGGACCCAGGAGTGAACGTAGGGTGGTGGATGGTGGATCTCCCAGGGCTGACCCAGCCCTGACAGTGTCTGTGTGTGAAGTTCCTCTTCTAAGGAGGTCACTGTTGTGATCTCACCACCGACTTCCTGTGGGGCCTCATCTAAGTCTTAAGCCCTCAGTTCCTGAGAGAAGAACCCTGAGGAACAGACGTTCTCTGGCGGCCCTGGCACCTCCAACCCCAGatatgctgctgctgctgctgctgctgcccctgctctgggggagggagagggtggaAGGACAGAAGAGTAACCAGAAGAATTACCCGCTGATGATGCAGAGTTCTGTGACGGTGCAGGAGGGCCTGTGTGTCCATGTGCGCTGCTCATTCTCCTACCCAGTGGACAGCCAGACTGACTCTGACCCAGTTCATGGCTACTGGTTCCGGGCAGGGGATGATATAAGCTGGAAGACTCCAGTGGCCACAAACAACCGAGCTCGGGCAGTGCGGGAAGAAACTCGGGACCGATTCCACCTCCTTGGGGACCCACAGACCAAGAATTGCACCCTGAGCATCAGAGATGCCAGAATGAGTGATGCGGGGACATACTTCTATCGTATGGAGAGAGgaaagataaaatggaattataaatatCACCAGCTCTCTGTGCATGTGACAGGTAAGGCATGGGCTCTATGAGAGGCCAAAGGCAAATGTGATGAGGGCTTTAGGGCACGGCTGAGACGGGACACATGTCCTGGGAGGGGGCCGGGGGTGATGGACTCAGAGGAGGAGCTGGACCAGAGCCTGAGCTTCCCCAGGACCGCACCTTGGATGCCCCTCCTGATCCTGCAAGCCCCTCCCCTCACCAGCCCTGACCCACAGGCCTGACATCCTCATCCTGCTCTGACACTGGCATTGTGGCATGTGGGGCCATATGACTCCTTGTTTTGGGGCCTGTCCTGGGCATGGCAGGGGTTTAGCAGCACCCCAGGCCTCTCCCCACCAGACGCCAGAAGCACCCGCTCCACCCATGCAGTGAGACAATAACAATTATCTCCACACATTGTCAAACGTCCTCGGGGGTTAAGTCCTACCCAGTTGAGTGCTTTAGGTCTACACAACCCTGTGACTCTCTCAGGCCAGGCCAGGGAGGAACCACTTTCTGGTGCAAAGCAAGGGCAGCAGAGACACCTGAGCCTGGGCAGGGGGACTCAGCACACGGCCCCTCCATCTCTCATGCCCCAAGGTCCTCAGAAATCCACATTCAGATGCTGAAAAGACAGGAGGGAACTCCATGATGGTCCAGAGACATGGAGGGCAGGACCCACATGTCTGGTGCAGGCCCTAGTGCTCCAGGGAAGCCCAGAGGTAGGAGGTGGGACACGGTCTCTGCTCCTTCCTGGGTGGGTCTCTAAGGTCTCTGAGCTTTAGGGTTCCCTTCACTCTGTGCAGAGGGAACCAGTTCCTATAGCATATGGGTTTGCAGTTTCTCTTCTGTGCTGGGTTGAGGTCTCCAGCTCCTCTCCAGCCCCCTGTGGGTCCCAcagccctgcccctcctctccctcccctttctctgctCACACAGGGAGCCCAGGAACCCTCTGTCCCAGAGATGCTGTTGCCTCTCTTGTGGGCAAACGAAGAGAGGGACAGTCGGGGCTGGGCTGAGCCTCATTTCCCCACAGCGTCCCAGGCCCCGCTGTCAAGATACAGGCTGGAGGTGCCGGAGTCGGCGACGGTGCAGGAGGGCTTGTGTGTCTCTGTGCCCTGTAGTGTCCTTTAACCCTGTTACAACTGAACTGACTCTAGCCCTGTCCATGGATGCTGGTTCAAGAAAGGGATcaatatacaatggaataatcCAGTGGTCACAAACATCCCAAATGGAAAAGTCCAGGAGACACAGG
This window encodes:
- the SIGLEC7 gene encoding sialic acid-binding Ig-like lectin 7 isoform X5; protein product: MLLLLLLLPLLWGRERVEGQKSNQKNYPLMMQSSVTVQEGLCVHVRCSFSYPVDSQTDSDPVHGYWFRAGDDISWKTPVATNNRARAVREETRDRFHLLGDPQTKNCTLSIRDARMSDAGTYFYRMERGKIKWNYKYHQLSVHVTGYHD